From the genome of Hymenobacter gelipurpurascens:
ACGCCGTGCATTGTAGTAAGCAGCAAAGAAGGTATTGTGTTCAAGCGCGTCTTCAACCGCCTGAAAGACAACGCTATGCTGGCCCTGCACTCCGATAACCCGCTGTACTCACCCTATCAGATTGATGTGGAAGATGTAGTGGAAATCTGGGAAGCGAAAGCCTATATCAGCAGCACGTTCCCCATTGCCGACCTTTCCCTGAATCGTTTGGCCAGCATCGTGCTGGATCTGCAGCAGCAGGTGTCTACCATGAAGAAAGTATAGTCTGGAAGATGGCCTAGGCCATTTTTCCTGACCGGCAGCCCCGATACCAAAACAGTGGTATCGGGGCTGTTGCGTTTTAATCGGTTCTGGCTAACGAAACAAGCCAAGTCTTGAGGAATGGCGTGAGAGAAGGCATGTAGGCTAGGCGCAACTGAAATTATGCTTACTAACCCACGTTCATTGATCCTAACTTACCTGCCCTGCTACGCGTAAGTTGACTGCAACAATCCAACCCTCTCTTCCTATGCTAAAGCTCATTCCTGCCACCGACCGCCACCACGCCGCCCCGGTGCAGTGGCTCAATAGCTATTTCCTGTTCAGCTTCGCCGATTACTACGACGCAGACAATGTCCATTTCGGACCGTTGCGTGTGTTTAATGACGATACCATTCAGGGCAACTCGGGCTTTCCGCAGCACCCACACTCCGAAATGGAAATCGTGACGCTGGTGCTGGAAGGCGAGTTGGAGCACGAAGACACGATGGGCAACAAAGCCACCATCAAGAAAGGCGAAGTGCAGCGCATGACCGCCGGCACTGGCCTAGCACATGGCGAAAAGAACGACACCGACAAAGCGGCTCATATTTATCAGCTTTGGTTTCTGCCGAACCAGAAAGGCCTGTCGCCAAGCTACGAACAGAAAGACGTTGACTTTCTCGACAAGAAAAACGAGCTGATTCCACTGGTTTCGGGGCAAAAGGTGCTGGAAGATGTGGTGTTTATGAACTCAAATACCACCATCTACTGGTGTAATCTGAGCAACGACAAAACAGTCACCTTCAAGACTTTCCCCATTCGGAATACCTTCATCTATGTAAAGGAAGGCACGCTCTTCGTGAACGGCGTTGATATCGGACCCAACGACCAGCTGCGTTCTACGGACGAGCACGTCTTGGAAATCAGGGCCACCAGAGACGCGCAGTTCATCCTGATAGATCTGCCAGGCAGCGAGGTCAATTACTAAACTCACGTCATCCGGAAACAGAAAAGCCGAGCAGTTGCTCGGCTTTTCTGTTTCTAAAACAACGCTAAAAAGGTGCTTTAGGCCACCTACATGGTGTATTTGCGGCCTTTGTTCTGCTGCTTCAGGTAGGCCATCAGCGGCTCGAAGTACTCCACCATAGCGCGAGCTGAAAGGTCTTCGCCGGTTTTCTCCTTCAGCACAGTGCGCCAGTCTTTGCTGGAGCCGGGGCGCATGATATCGGCCAGGAACTGGCCTACCTCCTTATTGCCGTAGTAGTTGGTGGCGTGCGGATCCTGCTTCAGAATTTTCTTGGCAATGTGGTCGTGGAGCTGGAACAGAATCACGTACGACAGGGCGTAGTCGTAGTACTGCGCGGGGTCGTCGTTGATGTGGGTTTTGGTGGCGGGGTCGAGGTACTGCTCGCCGCGCGTGGTGGGCGGCACAATGCCCTGGTACTGCTTCGCCAAGGCCCACCATTTGGCGTTGAGCTGGTCGGCGGGCAGCTTATCGGCATAGAAGCTGTTTTCCCACTCGCTCATCACACCCGAGGCAAACGGGATGAAGACCGCGTAGTTCAGCGCCTCCTTCAGCAGGGTTTGGGTCTGGTCGGTTTTCGCGTTGGGGTCGATGAGGCCTAGGCCAGCCAGGAAAGGCTTTTGCGTAGCAGCCAGGCCCATGAGGGAGCCCATGGCTTCGTGGTAGCCGCGGTTAGCACCTTGGCGCAACAGCGGCGGCACATCGGGGTTGGCGTAGGTGAGGTAGTAGTAGATGTGGCCTAGCTCGTGGTGGGTCGTTTCGTACCACTCGGTGTTGCCTTCCACGCTCATCAGGCTACGCACATCTTGGTTAAGGTCCATGTGCCAGGCCGAGG
Proteins encoded in this window:
- a CDS encoding pirin family protein; translation: MLKLIPATDRHHAAPVQWLNSYFLFSFADYYDADNVHFGPLRVFNDDTIQGNSGFPQHPHSEMEIVTLVLEGELEHEDTMGNKATIKKGEVQRMTAGTGLAHGEKNDTDKAAHIYQLWFLPNQKGLSPSYEQKDVDFLDKKNELIPLVSGQKVLEDVVFMNSNTTIYWCNLSNDKTVTFKTFPIRNTFIYVKEGTLFVNGVDIGPNDQLRSTDEHVLEIRATRDAQFILIDLPGSEVNY